AGCACCAAAGCGAGTGAAGAGGTCCATAGTACTGGTACCATCATCGATAATCAAGTTGCCAGAGTAAGTAGCTCCACCAGAAAGGCTAGCATTAACTACTTTGACAAGCATAGACTCATAATTTTCGGCATTGGTATTCAAGTCGCTAAGCGTTACAGTAGTAGCGGGAACAGCGTTATTGCTGCTCAAGATGCCTACATTGGCGGTATTTACGCCTTCTAGTTGTAGCAAGCCGTTAAACTCATCCAAAGTAGCGCCATCGATACCAATTTCTAGTTGGTCTCCTTCATTGAAGTTATGAGCAGAAGAGAAACGGATAGTGATACCAGCGGTACCATCAGTAACGACCATATTTTGGTCTACCAAGTTATCTGTATTGCGGTCAGAGATCACATAAACATTGATCTTAGAGTTGGCGGGAGCTACCGTAGTGCTACCGGTATAAGCAGCGCGGAGGGTCGTCAAGTCGATGAGGTTACCACCAACAGTTACGCTACAGCGGGCATCATTGAAGTTGATATCATCGGTATCGCGGATATAAAGTTGGGCATCAGAGCCAAAGTTAGAGTGGATACCGAAGATAGTACCTTTTCCGCTAGGGGTAAGTTCTGCAACGAAGTCAGAGTAGCCAGAGCTACGAAGGAGGATAGACTCCCCGTTACAGTCTACGATCGTGCGGTTAGCAGATTGTTGAGCGGCTGCATCGGCATAGGGTTGGCCAGCGTCTGCAGTAGCGAATTGGGCATCATCGATTTGGACCAACATGTTGCGGTACTGCGTGCTGCTTTTGATGTCGGCGATAGTCACAACAGGAGCGTTGATGGGTTGGTCACGTTCACCGGCGATGATAATCTCGGGCAAAAGGCCTTCGGGGATACGGTCGCCATTGGCGTTGATGGTCAATTGGTAGTTGCCTTCAAAATCGCCTAGGTAGAGGCCATTACAGTTGATCCAAACTTGGCGGCCAACGGGGTAGTCGTTGTAGAGGTTGTTCATTTCTACGCGGATTTCTACACCACCGGTAGCATCCTGAACGATAAGTTGCTTATAGAAGTTACCGGCTTCATCAGAAGAGACGACAATAGCCTCGACGATGATATCGCCAGAGATAGAGTCGGCGGGGTCGCCGATCGTGTGCATAGCTTGTAGCTGGGCTACGGTTGTGTTGCCAGTAAGGCTAGGGAGCTCACGGATGGGGGGCTCATCAAAGTCTTTCTTACAACTTTGGAAATTGAGGCCAAAAAGCGTGAGGCCCAAGAAAAGCGCAAAAATGCGATAAGACATACTTTTCATAATATGGTATTTTTCAGTAGAAGTCATTGAGGCTGGTTTGGGGGCATCCGGGCGGCCATTGGCCTAGCGATGTGCAGCAGTGGCCGTCAGGCCAGACCGAGGCAGCGGAGCTGCCGAAGGGCCGAGCAGAGAGCGAGCTGCGGAACGTAGCGCCCGCCGCAGGCGGGAGGCCCCAAAACCAACTAAATAAAAGTCAGAAAAAATGAAGATTCATCTACATAGGTAGACGGTAAGTAATACTTGCGAAGTAATTGATGCCGTAGCTATAGAAGTAACGAGTAGGGAACTTCTCGGGATCTTTTTCTTCAAAGTCGTAACGAAGTTGTTCAAAGCCACCGCTAACCATGTTGCGGTTGTTCAAAATATTATTTACCCCTAGGTTAAAGTAGAGGAAGTAGGTTTTGCCTTTTTTGGTTTTTAGGCGAAGCGACTTACCTGCGAAAAGGTCCACGGTAAAGGCGGCGGGTAGTTCTTCTTGGGCCAAAATGGCATTCCACTGATCAGAGTCGGGGACAACGGCCTGTTGTTGGTAAGTGGGGTCGGCGCTGTAGGTAACGGCTTCATAAGTGCGGCGGTCGGGGTTAATATCGACGAAGCTGCGGGCCATATAGTTGAAGCTGAGGTTCACAAACCAGTATTTAGGTGAGCGGTAGTTGATTGCAAAAGAAGTTGCGATTTGGGGAGATCCGGCTACATAAGCGTTTTTCATGTAGGCGGTACGGCTAGACACCTGAGTATTGGGGTCATTATCTAGGTAGATCGAGATATTGGGGCGGCTGGTGTAGATATTTTCGCCAACAGCGGCAACAGCTCTTAGTTTAAGGCCGCTAAGTACTTCATATTCTCCGGCTAGTTCGAGGCCCATATGGCGGCGGTTGATACCATCCATAACAAAGTTTACATAACCGCTTTGTAGGCTTCCGTCATCGGCGGCAAAGGCGTTATCAGAGAAGAAGCTACGGTTATAGAATTCGTTTTGGAAAGCGGTATAGTAGCCAGAGATACGAGCCTTGGCCTTAGGTGCTTTGAGGAGGTAACCTCCTTCTACGCCATAAATCGTTTTGCTTTGTAGGCCGGGAACGATTTGGTCGCGGGTACGAGCCGAAACATAAGAGTTGCGGAAATAGGGGGCTTTGGTACCATAGCTTCCGTTGAGGAAGAAAAAGTTGCGGCCATCTAGTTTATAGGTGGCACCCGCCTTAAAGTTGTAGTTGAAATCAGAGAAAACTTCACCTTTACCTAGAGAGTTGTCGGGGAAGCGGCCATTGCGCATATTTCCTTCTCTCCAGAACTGGGTATAGCTAAGTTCGGCAGCGCCGAAGAGCTCTAGTTGTCCATATTTGAATTGGCCTTGTCCCCAAGCGGCAACATTTTGGATATGCGACTCATAGTCGTAGCCAAAGCGATCGCCTTCTGTAAGAGCGGCATTGGGGTTATCGAGGTCATTTTGGTAGAAATCTTCATTTTGGGCCGAGTCACGTAGGGCAAACTGGTCTACATCTACATAATAATCGGCGCCAAGGAGATCGTCTAGGACCTTAAAGTTTTGGCCAATATAATATTGACCGTTAAGGCCGGCATTGATGGTCACATTTTCGTTGAGGAAATTGCGGTAGATACTATTGAAGTTAAATTGTTTCACATCGTAGCGACGCTGTTCAACGATATACTTTGCGCGAGTTTCTGTGCTAGAAATCGACTCATCGTAGCTATTACGGTTTACTTCATAGAAGTTATCCCAATCGAGTTGTAGTTGCTCGGGGTTGGCTACATACTGTGCGCGTAGGGCATCGGCAGTAGCTTGGTCGGTATTATCAAAATAGCTAGGCCATTTGCGGTAGTATTCTGGACGAGGGTCAGAAGAGTTGTACCAGTTGAGGGCCGTGCTTCCGTTTTGTCCAAACTGATAGCCGAAGCTAGTGGTCAATTTAGAAGAAGGCGTGATTTTCCAGTCATGCGTAAGCATAATAACGGGAATATGGGTATAAGAGTAGCGAGAGTTACGCTTTACCCGGCTGCCATCCTCTTGGGTTTGCCAGCCCCAGTAAGGGTTGTAAAAATAGCCATCATCGTCGTTGGCTTCGCGGGCAATTTCTTGCATTTCAGCAGTAACGGGGGCATTTTTACCTCGGGCTCTGGGTGCGCCAAAAATAGAAAGGTTGATGGCATGCTTTTTACCAATGCGCTTTTCGGCAGCGGCATAGTAAGAACCTGCATTATAATAAGAACCGTCTACCTGTCCTTGTTCGGCCAAACGCAAAGATCCACTTACAGAAAAGGCCCAGCCGTTAGGCATCAGGCCAGTAGAGTAGATAAACATAGGACGAACGCGGTAAGAGCGGTTAGAAGCAGCTAAACCCACGCGAAGTTGCTTCCATTGTGTAGAGGCACGCATATCAATTTGAGTAGCGCCACCAATTCCACCAAAGGTATAATCAGTAGGGGCCAAACCAACGGTATTGCTACGGTTGCGCATAGCGTCATTCAATCCACCCCAAAGGCTCCAAGTGGCAAAGCCGTTCTCGGGAGAATTCATGGGCAATCCATTGATATAAACCGTAGAGTGCTCAGAATCATAGCCACGAATACGGAAACGCAAGGGGCTAAATGCAAAAGCGGCAGTACTATAAAATACATCTCTAGAAGAAGTCAATAGACCAGAGACATTAGAGCCTCCAGCACCAGAGCCCCCAGAAACGTCTTGGTCCGAAAGGCTAACAGTGGGAATGAGGTCCTCACTAGAAAACATATCAATGCCTCCTTCTTGGACCATGATGATTGTCCCTAGATCTTTGGTTCCTTCAGTAAGGTTTACATCTAGGCGGTAGGTGTTCCAACCTGCTTTGCTAAAAATAAGGGTGTGGCTACCTGCCGACAGTCCAGATAGCTCAAAGTAGCCCTCTTCATTAGAAGAACTGGCTGCTTCTTGGCCATCTACACTTAAGGCAACTCCATCTACAGGCCGGTTGTCACTATCCTTAAGCGAGCCTTTTAGCCCCGCCCCAGATTGTGCCCAAACCGTCTGCCCTAAGAGCAAAAGCAAGGCGAATAATGTGGTTAACTGTTTCATAAGCAGAATACTGTGCTATTTTAATAGTAAAATGAAGACCAACCTTTACCCTTGGCAAATCGATGCAAGCAAAAGCTAGCCCCTCCTTTTCGGGGGCAAAGTTAGCACAAATAAGAGAGAGCCCACCGAAACTTTCTTAGGAATTAACAATAAGTTAAAGTTATATTTGAACGAAACAGCACCTAAAAGCGGCTCAAGCCTTTATCTTTGCCTCGTTTTGGCCCTGTTTTGGCCCATCCGCTAGCAGCTTCGGCTGATTCAGATCTTATTTTTTTGCTCGAAACTAAAGAACGACTATCATGCACGCTCTCTTGAAACTTCCTGTCTTGGCCCTAGGCCTTTGCCTCTTGGCTTTGCAGCAACCCCTTAGCGCCCAAGATTATCAGGTGGCGCCAATCGGATTTTATAACCTCGAAAATCTTTTTGATACCCTAGATACTCCCGATAAACGAGATGAGGAGTTTACGCCCACAGGCCGCAATAAATACAATACAGAGGTCTATCAATCCAAAATGAATAACCTCTCTAAGGTGATTAGCGAAATGGCTACCGATATTACGCCCGACGGAGTAGTGATTCTGGGCGTTTCCGAAATCGAAAACCGCAAGGTGCTCGAAGATTTGGTCCAACAACCCAAAATTAAAGACCGCAATTATAAAATTATCCATGAAGAGTCTCCCGATGCCCGCGGTATCGATGTAGCCCTGCTCTATAATCCTCGCTATTTCCGAGAACTTAGCCACAAAACCCTAGCCGTCAATTTCCCCCGCAATGAGGGCGATGGCACTTACCATTCTCGCGATATCCTTTGGGTAGAGGGTATTCTCGGCGGTACCGATACTATGCACATTTTTGTCAATCACTGGCCCTCTCGCCGTGGCGGAGAAAAACGCTCTTCTCCCCGCCGAGAACATGCCGCCAAACAATGTAAGGCCGTGATCGACTCGCTCATCAAGATTAACCCCAATACCAAAATCTTTATTACTGGCGACCTCAATGACGACCCCGTTAGCCCTTCTGTAAAAAATGTTTTGCAAGCCAAAGGCAAAAAGAAGGAGGTGCAAACTGGCGGACTCTTTAATCCCATGTGGAAAAAATACAAGAAAGGTAATGGTACCCTGGCCTGGAACGATAGCTGGAACCTCTTCGATCAAACGATCATCTCTTCGGCTTTCCTCAATAAAAAACAAGAGGGCTTTTTCTTCCAAAAGGCGGTGGTTTTCCGCAAAGGTTACCTTTTCCAAAAAGAGGGCAGATTCAAAAATGCTCCCAAAAGAACTTACTCTTTTGGCACTTTCATTGGCGGCTATAGCGATCACCTTCCCGTCTATAGCGTTTTCCTCCGCCGAGTACAACGATAAATAGTTAAACTTACCCCTCCCTAAAAGATCTAAGGCTTATGCTTTAGGTCTTTTTTCTTTTGGGGCTGCCCCGGCCTGCGGCCGGGTCGGGCTGTCCGCAGCTCGCTGCTCGCTCGGCCCTGCAGGCTTTTTCGCTTCGCTACAAAAGCCTTTGGTCTGCCGCCTTTGGCGGCCCTGCTCTCATCCCTCAGCCGCGTCGCTGCGCTCCTTTTTAGGCCGCTGCGCGCCCTACTAAATCCAAAAAAAATAAGGCCCCATCAAAAATAATCGCCCCCATTCTATTCGGCGGAGCAGCCTTCGCCCCACCAAATATTGTTTTTTGTTTGGCTTCTCTTAACAAAATTTATAAAGTTGTTTTTTAGGGCAATCCCCTTGAAAAAGGCTATTTTGGCCGCCGTAGAGAAGTTAAGCATGGAAAATTATAACATTTCTCTAGGCTTCACTTTTTATTCAAAAACGGACTACTGATAATTTTATCAATGATGCAGAATTTTAAAATGAGCAGCCTCTTTTTGCTGCTTTTTGGCCTCTTTTCTTTTAGCCTTATGGCCCAAAATGGCGGAATAAGGGGTACCCTTTTAGATGATGAAACGGGAATGCCTATCCCTTTTACCCCCGTCTACCTCAATAACGGAGAGTATAATGCCCTCTCTGGAGATGATGGCTTCTATACCATCGCTAATGTGCCCCCAGGCAACTATCAACTCAAATGCCGTAGCCTCGGCTATGATAGTTTGGTAGTAGATGTAGAGGTTGTCGCCGGTAAGTTTATGACCGTAAACCTCAATATGGTCCCCTCGGCCGAACAGGTAGGTACGGTAACCGTAGATGCAGATAAGGAAAAAGCCCAAAATACAGTGCGGGTCTCTGTGGTCCAAGTTACCCCCAAAGATATTAAACGCCTGCCCTCTACAGGTGGCGAGGCCGATATCGCCCAATACCTACAAGTTATTCCAGGTATTGTCTTTACTGGCGACCAAGGCGGACAGTTCTATATCCGTGGTGGCGCCCCCGTCCAAAATAAAATTCTACTCGATGGAATGACCATCTCTAACGCTTTTCACTCTATCGGCTTTTTCTCGGTCTTCGAAACAGAACTGATCCGTAGCGCCGATGTCTATACCGGCGGCTTTAGCGCCAAATATGGCGGCCGCTCTTCCGCTATTGTCGATATCCGAACCCGAGATGGAAATAAAAAGCGCACAGCGGGAATGGTTAGTATCAACCCTTTTGTCGCTAAAGCCCTAATTGAAGGACCCATTATCCCCCTAGGCGATGATGGCGGAAGTAGCCTCTCTTATTTTGTGACAGCCAAGCATTCTTACCTCAATGAAAGCTCTAAGTTACTCTATAAGCCTATCCTCAGCCGTGAAGGAACTGCCGTTTCTGATAGCACACTCCCTTATAGCTTTACCGATTTTCACGCAAAGCTCTCTTTTAATGCCGCCAACGGTAGCCGACTAAATGCCTACGGCTTTAGCCATAATGATGTGGCCAATTTTGGCGATGTGGCTAAGTATAGCTGGAATTCTGCCGGCGGTGGAATCAATTTCCGTATCGTCCCCGGCGCAGCCAAAATTATTATGGACGGTACCCTGGCCTACTCACTCTATGGCTCTAACTTTGAAGAAGGCGACGGTAGCCGCGAACGCCGTAGCGATATCTCTAATTTTAACGCCAACTTTAATTTTACCTATTATATGGGCCTCTCTAGAGAGCTCAATTATGGCCTAGAGTTCAATAGTGTCGGTACCGATTTCGCCTTTGTAAACAATAATGGTATTCCCATCGGCCAAACTCAATCTAATACAGAGGTAGCCGGCTATCTCCGCTATCAAGGCCGCTTTGGCAATTTGGTGATCGAACCTAGTTTGCGCGCTCAATATTATGCCTCTTTGGGCGAGTTTAGAGCAGAACCCCGCCTGGGCCTTAAGTATAATATTACCGAAAATATCCGCCTCAAAATGGCGGGCGGGATGTACTCCCAAAACTTAATCAGCTCTGTAGACGAACGAGATGTAGTTAACTTGTTTGTCGGCTTTTTGGGTGGGCCCGACCAACAGGTGTTCCGAATTACGGGCTATGATGAAGAAAGTCAATCGCCTGTTTATGAGGCCACCAATTCTAAACTGCAAACTTCTATTCATGCTATTGGCGGTCTAGAGTTTGACGCAGGTAAACATTTGGTCTTTAATGTAGAACCCTATATCAAATGGTTCCCCCAAATTATTGGCCTGAACCGCAACCGCACCGCCGATACCGACCAACTACAACCCACTTACATCGCCGAAGAAGGAAAAGCCTATGGCCTCGATCTCTCCGGAACTTATGAAAAAGATCAACTTTATCTCTATCTGGCCTACTCTCTAGGCCATGTCCGCCGAGATGATGGGCTGCAAGAGTTTCCCGCTCACTTCGACCGCCGCCATAATCTCAACTTTGTGGGCGCCTATAAACTGAAGTTTAAGTCCCTACCCGAAGACCTTTCTGCAGAGGAACGCCGCAGACGTACCGAGTACCCCCTAGAGCTCTCGCTCCGCTGGAATCTCGGCTCAGGTTTCCCCTTTACGCAAACTCAAGGCTTTTTTACTAATTATAGCTTCCAAGACGGCATCAATAGCGATTATATTACCGCCAATAATAATCCCGATACCGAATTGGGCGTGCTCTACAGCGATGAACTCAACGGTGGCCGCCTGCCTTATTATCATCGCCTCGATTTCTCGGCCACTTATACCTTTGACCTCGGCCGCTATAGCAAGTTGCTCCTCAATGCCAGTGTGACCAATATGTACGATCGAGCCAATATTTTCTACTTTGATCGCGTCCGCTACCAAAGAGTAAATCAATTGCCTATCCTCCCCGCCTTAGGCGCTGTACTCAAGTTCTAAAAGGAACTATTATATATATAGAAAAGCCCGATTCTTCAGAGTTGGGCTTTTTTTATTGTTTTTTGGGGCCTGCCGCCTGCGGCGGCCGGGCCATTGCGCAGCTCGCAGTTCTGCTCGGCCCTGCAGGCTTTTTCGCTGCGCTACAAAAGCCTTGGGTCTGCCGCCTGCGGCGGCCCTGCTACATGTCCCTAGGCCTGCGGCGGCTTCGCCGCCTGTCCCCCGCAAAAAAATACTTTTTTTTAAAAAGGCGGCCACCAAAATACAAGCCGCTTACATCTAGTTAAATAGAGAAAGCGCTTAAAGGAGAAGAAGACGGCTCTGCCGCCTCTGGCCCACAGAAAAAAAATACTTTTTTTTTAAAAGGCAAGCACCAAAATACAAGCCGCTTACATCTAGTCAAATAGAAAGTTCTTAAAGACGAATTGGGCGGCAATATATGCAGCCCCGCAAGGAAAAAAGCGAAATTAAAGGAAGTGCTTTAGTGATTTCCCCAAAAAAAAATTATTTTTGGCAGCAAATGCCCCAAAATAGCCGCCCAATAACTTCGGGCCAATCTATTCTTGTGGGCCAATCACAATTTTAATATCCTTTAATTAAGCTAGTTTCGCTTATGAACATTCCAGAAAATCTGAAGTACAGTAAGGACCACGAATGGGTTCGCCTAGAAGGGGAGTTCGCTTTTGTTGGTATTACTGATTTTGCCCAATCCGAACTCGGAGATATTGTTTATGTTGATATTTCTGAAGAAGGGGAGGACCTAGACGCGGAGGAAATCTTTGGCTCTGTAGAAGCTGTAAAAACAGTTTCGGACCTAATGATGCCTATTAGCGGAGAGGTAGTAGAATTTAACGAAGGCCTAGAAGATAGCCCCGAGTTGGTCAACTCTGATCCCTACGGCGAAGGCTGGATGGTTAAAATCAAAGTTCGAGATGCTGCCGAAATGGACGATTTGATGGATGCCGCTGCTTATAAAGCAGCCATCAATGCTTAAGCGACTTTTTTCCTCAGCCTATTTTTTGGCCCTGATTGCCTTGGCCTTGCTCTCGCTTTGGCCCCTGCAATTGCCCGCTAGCCTAAATGGCTTGGGCTGGGATAAATTAGCTCATTTTCTTTTTTACTTTGGCCTACTGCTCTTGGGCAATAGCGTCTGGACCAAAAAAAGAAATAACCTCTATTTTAGCCTCGCTTTGGGCCTCCTCCTAGAGTGTTTGCAAGACCTTAGCCCTTACCGTCAATTTGACTATTGGGATCTGGCCGCAAATACAATAGGCGCCCTTATGGGCTACTATTTATTAAGGAAATATTCATTGTTTCAATAAACTATTTTTTTCACCCAAAACCACAGAATTATGCTGTTAGGATTCCTCTCTAACGACTTTCTGATGGCGAGCATTATGGTCTCTGGAAGCCAAATTGTCATTAGCCTCGTTGGGCTGATTGCGGTTTCTGCCGGAGCTATTTTTGGCTACAAATCCTATTTGGCTAAGCAGAGCGAAAAGCTCATGCAGGCCAAGGAAGGAAAAGAAGATGCCAATTACTCGGCCATTACTAGAAAGTACGAGGAGGTGAATGTGTTTAAGC
This genomic interval from Saprospira grandis contains the following:
- a CDS encoding endonuclease translates to MHALLKLPVLALGLCLLALQQPLSAQDYQVAPIGFYNLENLFDTLDTPDKRDEEFTPTGRNKYNTEVYQSKMNNLSKVISEMATDITPDGVVILGVSEIENRKVLEDLVQQPKIKDRNYKIIHEESPDARGIDVALLYNPRYFRELSHKTLAVNFPRNEGDGTYHSRDILWVEGILGGTDTMHIFVNHWPSRRGGEKRSSPRREHAAKQCKAVIDSLIKINPNTKIFITGDLNDDPVSPSVKNVLQAKGKKKEVQTGGLFNPMWKKYKKGNGTLAWNDSWNLFDQTIISSAFLNKKQEGFFFQKAVVFRKGYLFQKEGRFKNAPKRTYSFGTFIGGYSDHLPVYSVFLRRVQR
- a CDS encoding DUF5689 domain-containing protein, with translation MTSTEKYHIMKSMSYRIFALFLGLTLFGLNFQSCKKDFDEPPIRELPSLTGNTTVAQLQAMHTIGDPADSISGDIIVEAIVVSSDEAGNFYKQLIVQDATGGVEIRVEMNNLYNDYPVGRQVWINCNGLYLGDFEGNYQLTINANGDRIPEGLLPEIIIAGERDQPINAPVVTIADIKSSTQYRNMLVQIDDAQFATADAGQPYADAAAQQSANRTIVDCNGESILLRSSGYSDFVAELTPSGKGTIFGIHSNFGSDAQLYIRDTDDINFNDARCSVTVGGNLIDLTTLRAAYTGSTTVAPANSKINVYVISDRNTDNLVDQNMVVTDGTAGITIRFSSAHNFNEGDQLEIGIDGATLDEFNGLLQLEGVNTANVGILSSNNAVPATTVTLSDLNTNAENYESMLVKVVNASLSGGATYSGNLIIDDGTSTMDLFTRFGATFASDAVPCGTLEVTAIVGQFTSYQLQLRNPANDVVGGTTCTAGPADLTTIDSIRMLYTGSNVTVNAKKVSGVVISDAANGNINNQNLVIQDGTAGITLRFSNAHSFNLGDSVEVILNNGTVSEYNGLLQVDGLLTTNATLIASGVTPAVRTATVAQILANAEDWESTLVQITGATIGGDATYGFNDITDASGTMDFYTSNGTTFKGQTVPTGTVSITGILGQYNTDYQILIRSTADVQ
- a CDS encoding carboxypeptidase-like regulatory domain-containing protein, yielding MKQLTTLFALLLLLGQTVWAQSGAGLKGSLKDSDNRPVDGVALSVDGQEAASSSNEEGYFELSGLSAGSHTLIFSKAGWNTYRLDVNLTEGTKDLGTIIMVQEGGIDMFSSEDLIPTVSLSDQDVSGGSGAGGSNVSGLLTSSRDVFYSTAAFAFSPLRFRIRGYDSEHSTVYINGLPMNSPENGFATWSLWGGLNDAMRNRSNTVGLAPTDYTFGGIGGATQIDMRASTQWKQLRVGLAASNRSYRVRPMFIYSTGLMPNGWAFSVSGSLRLAEQGQVDGSYYNAGSYYAAAEKRIGKKHAINLSIFGAPRARGKNAPVTAEMQEIAREANDDDGYFYNPYWGWQTQEDGSRVKRNSRYSYTHIPVIMLTHDWKITPSSKLTTSFGYQFGQNGSTALNWYNSSDPRPEYYRKWPSYFDNTDQATADALRAQYVANPEQLQLDWDNFYEVNRNSYDESISSTETRAKYIVEQRRYDVKQFNFNSIYRNFLNENVTINAGLNGQYYIGQNFKVLDDLLGADYYVDVDQFALRDSAQNEDFYQNDLDNPNAALTEGDRFGYDYESHIQNVAAWGQGQFKYGQLELFGAAELSYTQFWREGNMRNGRFPDNSLGKGEVFSDFNYNFKAGATYKLDGRNFFFLNGSYGTKAPYFRNSYVSARTRDQIVPGLQSKTIYGVEGGYLLKAPKAKARISGYYTAFQNEFYNRSFFSDNAFAADDGSLQSGYVNFVMDGINRRHMGLELAGEYEVLSGLKLRAVAAVGENIYTSRPNISIYLDNDPNTQVSSRTAYMKNAYVAGSPQIATSFAINYRSPKYWFVNLSFNYMARSFVDINPDRRTYEAVTYSADPTYQQQAVVPDSDQWNAILAQEELPAAFTVDLFAGKSLRLKTKKGKTYFLYFNLGVNNILNNRNMVSGGFEQLRYDFEEKDPEKFPTRYFYSYGINYFASITYRLPM
- a CDS encoding TonB-dependent receptor codes for the protein MMQNFKMSSLFLLLFGLFSFSLMAQNGGIRGTLLDDETGMPIPFTPVYLNNGEYNALSGDDGFYTIANVPPGNYQLKCRSLGYDSLVVDVEVVAGKFMTVNLNMVPSAEQVGTVTVDADKEKAQNTVRVSVVQVTPKDIKRLPSTGGEADIAQYLQVIPGIVFTGDQGGQFYIRGGAPVQNKILLDGMTISNAFHSIGFFSVFETELIRSADVYTGGFSAKYGGRSSAIVDIRTRDGNKKRTAGMVSINPFVAKALIEGPIIPLGDDGGSSLSYFVTAKHSYLNESSKLLYKPILSREGTAVSDSTLPYSFTDFHAKLSFNAANGSRLNAYGFSHNDVANFGDVAKYSWNSAGGGINFRIVPGAAKIIMDGTLAYSLYGSNFEEGDGSRERRSDISNFNANFNFTYYMGLSRELNYGLEFNSVGTDFAFVNNNGIPIGQTQSNTEVAGYLRYQGRFGNLVIEPSLRAQYYASLGEFRAEPRLGLKYNITENIRLKMAGGMYSQNLISSVDERDVVNLFVGFLGGPDQQVFRITGYDEESQSPVYEATNSKLQTSIHAIGGLEFDAGKHLVFNVEPYIKWFPQIIGLNRNRTADTDQLQPTYIAEEGKAYGLDLSGTYEKDQLYLYLAYSLGHVRRDDGLQEFPAHFDRRHNLNFVGAYKLKFKSLPEDLSAEERRRRTEYPLELSLRWNLGSGFPFTQTQGFFTNYSFQDGINSDYITANNNPDTELGVLYSDELNGGRLPYYHRLDFSATYTFDLGRYSKLLLNASVTNMYDRANIFYFDRVRYQRVNQLPILPALGAVLKF
- the gcvH gene encoding glycine cleavage system protein GcvH, producing the protein MNIPENLKYSKDHEWVRLEGEFAFVGITDFAQSELGDIVYVDISEEGEDLDAEEIFGSVEAVKTVSDLMMPISGEVVEFNEGLEDSPELVNSDPYGEGWMVKIKVRDAAEMDDLMDAAAYKAAINA
- a CDS encoding VanZ family protein, producing MLKRLFSSAYFLALIALALLSLWPLQLPASLNGLGWDKLAHFLFYFGLLLLGNSVWTKKRNNLYFSLALGLLLECLQDLSPYRQFDYWDLAANTIGALMGYYLLRKYSLFQ